Proteins found in one Panicum hallii strain FIL2 chromosome 4, PHallii_v3.1, whole genome shotgun sequence genomic segment:
- the LOC112888980 gene encoding E3 ubiquitin-protein ligase BRE1-like 1 isoform X3, whose protein sequence is MTLERGFLNRLLEAGATESSGCSPSCYLGNDVPPEQSLTVNVLQKIFLPLSDLWHVNNEFVSAALTKLPENEHSRQLHSATSDVLSKLNKVIQAVDNVHLKHRQLAGDYQKQRDSNAWNKAEQKRLKEELTRAVAKLEETKHKLAALKVQGDNKQGTPILVPTLGNKNATAEKVRDKQRELQDLEATHKELMELSSKRLEEIRRLHKERIETLNKLATFQNILTDFKSIRSSKAFQLVNDQLQKSQAELDDHQTLLEKLQVDMDSFVWQERQFNQKVDLAEIPQKVSAYYVSRIADLEKDVQKLCNEKNMLVLKFEEASREPGRNQVISKFRALVSSLPTEMGAIQRELSKHKDASLQLHSLRAEVHSLSGILTRKEQEIEEISCRSAHAGSDISQLQYLVRDLRENTQELKLFMELYKHESTDSSRQLMESRDRELCEWARVNVLKYSLNESKLEQRVIAANEAEAMSQQRLATTEAEITELRQKLETSRRDLVRLSDILKSKHEECEAYVVEIESIGNAYEDIMSQNQQLLQQIIERDDHNTKLFMEGVKAKQSHDALHMEVRSVQRNLQHANTLMDLYKQKIFRLEDQLRVWSERARRLSEDGMQQSISLANSQRKLAGMRGEAPKLRHSMDELQAKVGSNRLEVAELLIELEKERFSKKRIEDDLDLMSSKANSLREKTDNSAVLQKLHHEVKEYRGILKCGICRDRQKEVVIAKCYHLFCNQCIQKPLSSRQKRCPSCGLSFGVNDVKPIYI, encoded by the exons ATGACGCTTGAAAGGGGCTTTTTAAATAGACTTTTGGAGGCTGGTGCCACAGAAAGCTCGGGTTGCTCTCCCAGTTGCTATCTGGGAAATGATGTCCCTCCAGAACAATCATTAACAGTTAATGTTCTGCAGAAGATCTTCCTTCCATTGAGTGATCTGTGGCATGTGAATAACGAGTTTGTCTCTGCTGCTCTCACTAAATTGCCTGAAAATG AACACAGCAGGCAACTGCATAGTGCTACCAGTGATGTGTTGTCCAAGCTTAATAAGGTGATACAGGCAGTAGATAATGTTCACTTGAAACACAGACAGTTAGCAGGGGACTACCAAAAACAAAGAGATTCAAACGCCTGGAACAAAGCTGAACAGAAACGTCTGAAAG AGGAGTTGACCAGAGCTGTTGCCAAGTTGGAAGAAACCAAGCACAAACTGGCAGCACTGAAAGTACAGGGAGACAATAAGCAAGGGACTCCAATCCTTGTTCCAACACTGGGAAACAAAAATGCGACTGCAGAGAAGGTGAGAGATAAACAAAGAGAACTGCAAGATCTTGAAGCTACCCACAAGGAGTTAATG GAATTGAGTTCAAAGCGTTTGGAGGAAATTAGGAGACTGCACAAAGAGAGAATCGAAACTTTGAACAAGTTAGCTACATTTCAG AATATACTGACAGATTTCAAGAGCATTCGTTCTTCCAAAGCTTTTCAGCTTGTTAATGACCAACTTCAGAAGTCTCAAGCAGAGTTGGATGATCACCAAACATTGTTAGAGAAATTACAG GTTGATATGGATAGCTTTGTTTGGCAAGAAAGGCAATTTAATCAAAAAGTTGATCTGGCTGAAATACCCCAGAAGGTTTCTGCATACTATGTTTCTAGGATTGCTGATCTTGAAAAGGATGTTCAGAAACTATGTAATGAAAAGAATATGCTGGTGCTGAAATTTGAAGAGGCTTCAAGAGAACCTG GTCGGAACCAAGTTATCTCAAAATTTAGAGCTCTTGTGTCATCCCTACCAACAGAAATGGGTGCTATTCAAAGGGAACTGTCCAAACACAAGGATGCTTCCTTACAGTTGCATTCTTTGCGAGCAGAAGTTCATTCGCTTTCTGGTATCCTAACCAGAAAG GAACAAGAAATTGAAGAAATATCATGTAGATCTGCCCATGCTGGTTCTGATATAAGCCAACTTCAATATCTG GTTCGTGATCTGAGGGAAAATACGCAGGAGCTTAAGCTGTTTATGGAATTGTATAAGCACGAGTCCACTGATTCCAG CAGACAGCTGATGGAATCCAGAGATAGGGAACTCTGTGAATGGGCTCGAGTCAATGTCCTAAAATATTCTCTTAATGAAAGTAAATTAGAGCAGCGTGTGATTGCAGCCAATGAAGCTGAAGCAATGTCTCAGCAGAGATTAGCAACTACTGAAGCTGAGATTACTGAATTAAGGCAGAAGCTGGAAACTTCTAGGAG AGATCTAGTGAGACTATCTGATATACTGAAGTCTAAACATGAAGAATGTGAAGCATACGTGGTGGAGATTGAG AGCATTGGCAATGCATATGAAGACATAATGTCACAAAATCAGCAACTGCTACAGCAGATCATCGAAAGagatgatcataatacaaag CTTTTCATGGAGGGTGTTAAAGCAAAACAGTCACATGATGCTTTGCATATGGAAGTGCGCTCCGTGCAAAGAAATTTGCAGCATGCAAACACTTTGATGGATCTGTACAAGCAGAAAATTTTCCGCCTAGAGGACCAG CTAAGAGTTTGGTCAGAGCGGGCGAGGAGACTGTCAGAGGACGGAATGCAGCAATCTATTTCACTGGCCAACTCTCAAAGGAAGCTGGCTGGTATGCGTGGGGAGGCTCCAAAGCTCAGGCATTCAATGGATGAACTACAAGCTAAGGTTGGAAGCAATCGACTGGAAGTTGCCGAGCTGCTTATAGAACTGGAGAAGGAGAG GTTTAGTAAGAAGAGAATAGAGGATGACTTGGATCTAATGTCAAGTAAAGCTAATTCTCTTAGAGAGAAGACAGATAATTCAGCAGTCTTGCAAAAGCTTCACCATGAGGTCAAGGAGTACAGGGGCATATTGAAGTGTGGCATCTGTCGCGATAGGCAGAAAGAG GTTGTGATTGCCAAGTGCTACCATCTCTTCTGCAATCAGTGCATACAGAAGCCACTTAGTAGCCGCCAGAAGCGGTGCCCATCTTGTGGTCTAAGCTTTGGGGTTAACGACGTGAAACCTATCTATATATGA
- the LOC112888980 gene encoding E3 ubiquitin-protein ligase BRE1-like 1 isoform X1: MSTCLHIQDPRKSAMSSPLEFAVLKYKNQKLSEQLEVHKFEFHALESRFNDLKEKQRTHNETLVLVKSCWERLVADLELVSVCKSESSHSSYGTGHNNVRKDGICMTLERGFLNRLLEAGATESSGCSPSCYLGNDVPPEQSLTVNVLQKIFLPLSDLWHVNNEFVSAALTKLPENEHSRQLHSATSDVLSKLNKVIQAVDNVHLKHRQLAGDYQKQRDSNAWNKAEQKRLKEELTRAVAKLEETKHKLAALKVQGDNKQGTPILVPTLGNKNATAEKVRDKQRELQDLEATHKELMELSSKRLEEIRRLHKERIETLNKLATFQNILTDFKSIRSSKAFQLVNDQLQKSQAELDDHQTLLEKLQVDMDSFVWQERQFNQKVDLAEIPQKVSAYYVSRIADLEKDVQKLCNEKNMLVLKFEEASREPGRNQVISKFRALVSSLPTEMGAIQRELSKHKDASLQLHSLRAEVHSLSGILTRKEQEIEEISCRSAHAGSDISQLQYLVRDLRENTQELKLFMELYKHESTDSSRQLMESRDRELCEWARVNVLKYSLNESKLEQRVIAANEAEAMSQQRLATTEAEITELRQKLETSRRDLVRLSDILKSKHEECEAYVVEIESIGNAYEDIMSQNQQLLQQIIERDDHNTKLFMEGVKAKQSHDALHMEVRSVQRNLQHANTLMDLYKQKIFRLEDQLRVWSERARRLSEDGMQQSISLANSQRKLAGMRGEAPKLRHSMDELQAKVGSNRLEVAELLIELEKERFSKKRIEDDLDLMSSKANSLREKTDNSAVLQKLHHEVKEYRGILKCGICRDRQKEVVIAKCYHLFCNQCIQKPLSSRQKRCPSCGLSFGVNDVKPIYI; the protein is encoded by the exons ATGTCAACTTGCCTCCACATCCAAGATCCCAGGAAAAGTGCTATGTCTAGTCCG CTTGAGTTTGCTGTACTCAAATACAAAAATCAAAAGCTTTCGGAACAATTGGAAGTCCACAAGTTTGAGTTCCATGCTCTCGAGAGTAGATTCAATGATTTAAAAGAGAAGCAGAGGACACATAATGAGACACTTGTCCTGGTCAAAAGTTGTTGGGAGCGA CTTGTAGCAGATCTTGAGTTAGTTTCTGTTTGCAAAAGTGAATCTTCGCATTCGAGCTATGGTACAGGCCACAACAATGTACGGAAGG ATGGTATATGCATGACGCTTGAAAGGGGCTTTTTAAATAGACTTTTGGAGGCTGGTGCCACAGAAAGCTCGGGTTGCTCTCCCAGTTGCTATCTGGGAAATGATGTCCCTCCAGAACAATCATTAACAGTTAATGTTCTGCAGAAGATCTTCCTTCCATTGAGTGATCTGTGGCATGTGAATAACGAGTTTGTCTCTGCTGCTCTCACTAAATTGCCTGAAAATG AACACAGCAGGCAACTGCATAGTGCTACCAGTGATGTGTTGTCCAAGCTTAATAAGGTGATACAGGCAGTAGATAATGTTCACTTGAAACACAGACAGTTAGCAGGGGACTACCAAAAACAAAGAGATTCAAACGCCTGGAACAAAGCTGAACAGAAACGTCTGAAAG AGGAGTTGACCAGAGCTGTTGCCAAGTTGGAAGAAACCAAGCACAAACTGGCAGCACTGAAAGTACAGGGAGACAATAAGCAAGGGACTCCAATCCTTGTTCCAACACTGGGAAACAAAAATGCGACTGCAGAGAAGGTGAGAGATAAACAAAGAGAACTGCAAGATCTTGAAGCTACCCACAAGGAGTTAATG GAATTGAGTTCAAAGCGTTTGGAGGAAATTAGGAGACTGCACAAAGAGAGAATCGAAACTTTGAACAAGTTAGCTACATTTCAG AATATACTGACAGATTTCAAGAGCATTCGTTCTTCCAAAGCTTTTCAGCTTGTTAATGACCAACTTCAGAAGTCTCAAGCAGAGTTGGATGATCACCAAACATTGTTAGAGAAATTACAG GTTGATATGGATAGCTTTGTTTGGCAAGAAAGGCAATTTAATCAAAAAGTTGATCTGGCTGAAATACCCCAGAAGGTTTCTGCATACTATGTTTCTAGGATTGCTGATCTTGAAAAGGATGTTCAGAAACTATGTAATGAAAAGAATATGCTGGTGCTGAAATTTGAAGAGGCTTCAAGAGAACCTG GTCGGAACCAAGTTATCTCAAAATTTAGAGCTCTTGTGTCATCCCTACCAACAGAAATGGGTGCTATTCAAAGGGAACTGTCCAAACACAAGGATGCTTCCTTACAGTTGCATTCTTTGCGAGCAGAAGTTCATTCGCTTTCTGGTATCCTAACCAGAAAG GAACAAGAAATTGAAGAAATATCATGTAGATCTGCCCATGCTGGTTCTGATATAAGCCAACTTCAATATCTG GTTCGTGATCTGAGGGAAAATACGCAGGAGCTTAAGCTGTTTATGGAATTGTATAAGCACGAGTCCACTGATTCCAG CAGACAGCTGATGGAATCCAGAGATAGGGAACTCTGTGAATGGGCTCGAGTCAATGTCCTAAAATATTCTCTTAATGAAAGTAAATTAGAGCAGCGTGTGATTGCAGCCAATGAAGCTGAAGCAATGTCTCAGCAGAGATTAGCAACTACTGAAGCTGAGATTACTGAATTAAGGCAGAAGCTGGAAACTTCTAGGAG AGATCTAGTGAGACTATCTGATATACTGAAGTCTAAACATGAAGAATGTGAAGCATACGTGGTGGAGATTGAG AGCATTGGCAATGCATATGAAGACATAATGTCACAAAATCAGCAACTGCTACAGCAGATCATCGAAAGagatgatcataatacaaag CTTTTCATGGAGGGTGTTAAAGCAAAACAGTCACATGATGCTTTGCATATGGAAGTGCGCTCCGTGCAAAGAAATTTGCAGCATGCAAACACTTTGATGGATCTGTACAAGCAGAAAATTTTCCGCCTAGAGGACCAG CTAAGAGTTTGGTCAGAGCGGGCGAGGAGACTGTCAGAGGACGGAATGCAGCAATCTATTTCACTGGCCAACTCTCAAAGGAAGCTGGCTGGTATGCGTGGGGAGGCTCCAAAGCTCAGGCATTCAATGGATGAACTACAAGCTAAGGTTGGAAGCAATCGACTGGAAGTTGCCGAGCTGCTTATAGAACTGGAGAAGGAGAG GTTTAGTAAGAAGAGAATAGAGGATGACTTGGATCTAATGTCAAGTAAAGCTAATTCTCTTAGAGAGAAGACAGATAATTCAGCAGTCTTGCAAAAGCTTCACCATGAGGTCAAGGAGTACAGGGGCATATTGAAGTGTGGCATCTGTCGCGATAGGCAGAAAGAG GTTGTGATTGCCAAGTGCTACCATCTCTTCTGCAATCAGTGCATACAGAAGCCACTTAGTAGCCGCCAGAAGCGGTGCCCATCTTGTGGTCTAAGCTTTGGGGTTAACGACGTGAAACCTATCTATATATGA
- the LOC112888980 gene encoding E3 ubiquitin-protein ligase BRE1-like 1 isoform X2 — protein MSTCLHIQDPRKSAMSSPLEFAVLKYKNQKLSEQLEVHKFEFHALESRFNDLKEKQRTHNETLVLVKSCWERLVADLELVSVCKSESSHSSYGTGHNNVRKDGICMTLERGFLNRLLEAGATESSGCSPSCYLGNDVPPEQSLTVNVLQKIFLPLSDLWHVNNEFVSAALTKLPENEHSRQLHSATSDVLSKLNKVIQAVDNVHLKHRQLAGDYQKQRDSNAWNKAEQKRLKEELTRAVAKLEETKHKLAALKVQGDNKQGTPILVPTLGNKNATAEKVRDKQRELQDLEATHKELMELSSKRLEEIRRLHKERIETLNKLATFQNILTDFKSIRSSKAFQLVNDQLQKSQAELDDHQTLLEKLQVDMDSFVWQERQFNQKVDLAEIPQKVSAYYVSRIADLEKDVQKLCNEKNMLVLKFEEASREPGRNQVISKFRALVSSLPTEMGAIQRELSKHKDASLQLHSLRAEVHSLSGILTRKEQEIEEISCRSAHAGSDISQLQYLVRDLRENTQELKLFMELYKHESTDSRQLMESRDRELCEWARVNVLKYSLNESKLEQRVIAANEAEAMSQQRLATTEAEITELRQKLETSRRDLVRLSDILKSKHEECEAYVVEIESIGNAYEDIMSQNQQLLQQIIERDDHNTKLFMEGVKAKQSHDALHMEVRSVQRNLQHANTLMDLYKQKIFRLEDQLRVWSERARRLSEDGMQQSISLANSQRKLAGMRGEAPKLRHSMDELQAKVGSNRLEVAELLIELEKERFSKKRIEDDLDLMSSKANSLREKTDNSAVLQKLHHEVKEYRGILKCGICRDRQKEVVIAKCYHLFCNQCIQKPLSSRQKRCPSCGLSFGVNDVKPIYI, from the exons ATGTCAACTTGCCTCCACATCCAAGATCCCAGGAAAAGTGCTATGTCTAGTCCG CTTGAGTTTGCTGTACTCAAATACAAAAATCAAAAGCTTTCGGAACAATTGGAAGTCCACAAGTTTGAGTTCCATGCTCTCGAGAGTAGATTCAATGATTTAAAAGAGAAGCAGAGGACACATAATGAGACACTTGTCCTGGTCAAAAGTTGTTGGGAGCGA CTTGTAGCAGATCTTGAGTTAGTTTCTGTTTGCAAAAGTGAATCTTCGCATTCGAGCTATGGTACAGGCCACAACAATGTACGGAAGG ATGGTATATGCATGACGCTTGAAAGGGGCTTTTTAAATAGACTTTTGGAGGCTGGTGCCACAGAAAGCTCGGGTTGCTCTCCCAGTTGCTATCTGGGAAATGATGTCCCTCCAGAACAATCATTAACAGTTAATGTTCTGCAGAAGATCTTCCTTCCATTGAGTGATCTGTGGCATGTGAATAACGAGTTTGTCTCTGCTGCTCTCACTAAATTGCCTGAAAATG AACACAGCAGGCAACTGCATAGTGCTACCAGTGATGTGTTGTCCAAGCTTAATAAGGTGATACAGGCAGTAGATAATGTTCACTTGAAACACAGACAGTTAGCAGGGGACTACCAAAAACAAAGAGATTCAAACGCCTGGAACAAAGCTGAACAGAAACGTCTGAAAG AGGAGTTGACCAGAGCTGTTGCCAAGTTGGAAGAAACCAAGCACAAACTGGCAGCACTGAAAGTACAGGGAGACAATAAGCAAGGGACTCCAATCCTTGTTCCAACACTGGGAAACAAAAATGCGACTGCAGAGAAGGTGAGAGATAAACAAAGAGAACTGCAAGATCTTGAAGCTACCCACAAGGAGTTAATG GAATTGAGTTCAAAGCGTTTGGAGGAAATTAGGAGACTGCACAAAGAGAGAATCGAAACTTTGAACAAGTTAGCTACATTTCAG AATATACTGACAGATTTCAAGAGCATTCGTTCTTCCAAAGCTTTTCAGCTTGTTAATGACCAACTTCAGAAGTCTCAAGCAGAGTTGGATGATCACCAAACATTGTTAGAGAAATTACAG GTTGATATGGATAGCTTTGTTTGGCAAGAAAGGCAATTTAATCAAAAAGTTGATCTGGCTGAAATACCCCAGAAGGTTTCTGCATACTATGTTTCTAGGATTGCTGATCTTGAAAAGGATGTTCAGAAACTATGTAATGAAAAGAATATGCTGGTGCTGAAATTTGAAGAGGCTTCAAGAGAACCTG GTCGGAACCAAGTTATCTCAAAATTTAGAGCTCTTGTGTCATCCCTACCAACAGAAATGGGTGCTATTCAAAGGGAACTGTCCAAACACAAGGATGCTTCCTTACAGTTGCATTCTTTGCGAGCAGAAGTTCATTCGCTTTCTGGTATCCTAACCAGAAAG GAACAAGAAATTGAAGAAATATCATGTAGATCTGCCCATGCTGGTTCTGATATAAGCCAACTTCAATATCTG GTTCGTGATCTGAGGGAAAATACGCAGGAGCTTAAGCTGTTTATGGAATTGTATAAGCACGAGTCCACTGATTCCAG ACAGCTGATGGAATCCAGAGATAGGGAACTCTGTGAATGGGCTCGAGTCAATGTCCTAAAATATTCTCTTAATGAAAGTAAATTAGAGCAGCGTGTGATTGCAGCCAATGAAGCTGAAGCAATGTCTCAGCAGAGATTAGCAACTACTGAAGCTGAGATTACTGAATTAAGGCAGAAGCTGGAAACTTCTAGGAG AGATCTAGTGAGACTATCTGATATACTGAAGTCTAAACATGAAGAATGTGAAGCATACGTGGTGGAGATTGAG AGCATTGGCAATGCATATGAAGACATAATGTCACAAAATCAGCAACTGCTACAGCAGATCATCGAAAGagatgatcataatacaaag CTTTTCATGGAGGGTGTTAAAGCAAAACAGTCACATGATGCTTTGCATATGGAAGTGCGCTCCGTGCAAAGAAATTTGCAGCATGCAAACACTTTGATGGATCTGTACAAGCAGAAAATTTTCCGCCTAGAGGACCAG CTAAGAGTTTGGTCAGAGCGGGCGAGGAGACTGTCAGAGGACGGAATGCAGCAATCTATTTCACTGGCCAACTCTCAAAGGAAGCTGGCTGGTATGCGTGGGGAGGCTCCAAAGCTCAGGCATTCAATGGATGAACTACAAGCTAAGGTTGGAAGCAATCGACTGGAAGTTGCCGAGCTGCTTATAGAACTGGAGAAGGAGAG GTTTAGTAAGAAGAGAATAGAGGATGACTTGGATCTAATGTCAAGTAAAGCTAATTCTCTTAGAGAGAAGACAGATAATTCAGCAGTCTTGCAAAAGCTTCACCATGAGGTCAAGGAGTACAGGGGCATATTGAAGTGTGGCATCTGTCGCGATAGGCAGAAAGAG GTTGTGATTGCCAAGTGCTACCATCTCTTCTGCAATCAGTGCATACAGAAGCCACTTAGTAGCCGCCAGAAGCGGTGCCCATCTTGTGGTCTAAGCTTTGGGGTTAACGACGTGAAACCTATCTATATATGA